The genome window ttctaaTTTTGATTAATTCAAAAATACGAGGAACCCTGGAAGTGCTGAATGCTAACTcatttccgggttttaggactcattcctgcaccactctattggctGGGACTAGATTAAGGAGGATGGAAAATGTGAGTTTAATCCTTACAGTAATTGTATATGAGTCACTGCTACCACCAGAGGGTGACTCAGTACTTTCCCTGAGATTATACAATCGGTGTACAGAAGCTGAACCAGGAGGTGGTGACACTCTGCTACGTGTGCAGTGGCAGGCTGGGGATTTGTTCCCCAATGTCGTACCCTGGGTTCACCCTTCGAGGAAAAAAACCCTTTTATCAGGATGACATTACTGTCTGTCTGCAACTGAAATGAAATGGACCACTGCTTGAATTTTAAACATAATAGCTGATAAAGTAAGTGAGGAATTAAATGATTAACAAACTTAGAGTGGCGCAGCTAGTTGAACTTTGATACACACTGAATCTGGTTCATGGATGTCCTTGACGCTAGTTTAAATTACATACAGGTGAAAGTTTAAAGTCACAGCATTTAACCAGATCCCACTCTGATGTTTCATTtgaatatatttaaatgtaatttaaaaactGTAATTACTCTGCTAACTTAACTGTAAATTGTATCTTGTATATGACATGTTGTGAGTTTGTGTTATGCTGGCCTATCATAATGTACAACACCTTCAATTCTGTATATTTACATTGTGTATTCAATATTTTAATAGTTCTATTTTCTCATTTATAACACTTTTCTCACGCTGTATTTATGACGGCGATAAACCTGACGGCGATAAACCTGACTCTTATTCTGGGAttgaactgtttttcattttgttCGATTTCGCAATGGCTGTTGACTTTTCCCTCGTCATATACGTGTAGAATAGTGTGTATTACCGACTGGAGGTAGTCCAGCAGCTGAGTGAGCTGGAACAGCCTCTGTGTGCGGGTGGTCTCTCCGCGGTGGCTCGCCAAGCGGTCCAGCTCCTTTATGTAGGAGGTCCGCAGTTCATCAAAACAACGCTGGTTCTTCAGGCCCTCCACTGGCACTGTGACCACAAACCCAGAACACAACAATAAATCTCACGGACATTATCCATCCCATCAATTCCCAGAAGAATGGCTGAACTCTATTATACTCTTATTTCACTTGCTCGACATGACATTCAACGTATTATTTCCTTTTTCCCAGCGAACTCACTGATGCTGAAGAGGACCAGGGCCTTCATGCAGAGGAACTCCTCCTGGGTGACCTTCAGCATGCAGAACCTTTGGGAGAGCACCTTCATCCTCACACAGTGTTCATACATACTGGACACTTGCATCCGCTGGCTGCAGGGGGAATACAAAAAATGGACGATGTGAGTGAGAGAAAGGAGAAGGAGCACCAGCTACGACATAAGGAGGAGGCAAAGAGAGCGTCAGGCGAGGAAGAAAAGAAGGAGGATAATTAATGGACGCCGAAGTGGAAAAAGCAGCAGAGGTGAGAATAAAATGAGTTGGATAATGGAAAAGGGAACGACGTAGAGCCTGAGAAAAATGAGGGTCAGCAACGAGGGCAGGCGTATCCATTTCCATGCAGTTCAGAAGCAGCCCGAGAGAGTGACAGAGGTCTAATGCAGGTGTTTTGCTAATGTCGCACAAAGTGAAAGCTGCTCCGAGGGCCCGAGGCTGGTTTTACCATTCTCAGCGACACGCTCGTTAAAAAACGGAAAGCTATTAAAGAAATGGCAGAGTGGTTAGATACTTCTGTTTTATCAAGTGCAACGTTTACTTTCAAAACTCCGCGTGAAGTTTGCTGAAAGTACAGAGAAAGGACAAAAAGCAGGAGTCGAGGTGTCAGGAAACATTTTTTTGATAAAGGCTGGAGGAGGTTGTGGCGCGAATCAGAAAAAAACAAACTCTACACCGCTGAAGTTCTTGGGGACTGATGGTTTCGTGGAGATGAAACAGAATAATTCATCTGAGGTGATCCCTCTGCGGCCACGTGAATCAGACGCAAAGGGAAATGTAAGAACACAACAGACTTGTTTACTGTCTCGCTTAGAAAAAGGCGCCATTCATCGTGTTATTTCTTATAAATCTTTCTCTGAAGCTTGTATTCCTAAGTGGCTTTTCTTTCCCATCACGGTGACAAGTGAAAACTCTTCGTATTCCACCAAAGCCAAATGTCACAGTGATTACTACAGCGGTTAAGGGCCGCCACAAACTTTATTTGTCTGCTAAAGAAACTGCGACATGACAAACTTCTTCTAACTTCCATTCTTTGAAAGCAATATCAGAACTTTGGTTCAAGTATTTTTTCACTACTTACTCATTGAACACCAGGTCTGGAGCAAAGTAGAGCAGGGAGCTGTTGGTGAGTGTGTAGGACCTCCATCCCAACGCAAacaccatcacccccatccaTGACAACTGAATCACAGACATCTGATCATCCACGTGCATGTCACGGAAACCTGTAAAAAACACATCATGAAATCACACTCCCCAGTTCAGTTGAATAGATATCAACACTTcatactacactgaacaaaaatataaacgcaacacttttgtttttcctCCCATTTTTCAAcactacccctcacaccagatactgactggttttcggacccccccaataatgcaaaaatgcacatttcagagtggcctttcattgtggccagcctaaagcacacctgtgcaataatcatgctgtctaatcagcatcttgatatgccacacctgtgaggtgggatggattatctcggcaaaggagaagtgctcactatcacagattttttcagatttgtgaacaatatttgagagaaatggttattttgtgtatatagaaaatgttttagatctttgagttcatctcatgaaaaatgggagcaaaaacaaaagtgttgcgtttatatttttgttcagtgtaattaaAAGAAGAATCACTGCAGTGTGGATACAGTGTTTGCCTTTTCCACCCATAAATATGAGCGTACCCCCCTCTAGTGGTCTATTTATGAACAGGTTTGGAAGGGATTGGCTCATCAAACTGATGTTCAAAATGCATCAAATCCTGGCGAGGCTTGCCATCTGGTGATGTCGTGGCCTTGCCCCAAGATTACAATTATAAAACCAGGTATCAGACATTTCCTGACGATGTAAATGACTGGGAAATGTAATCTACCTCTCAGTGTTGTCTATCTTGCTCAGAAAGTGTGACCTCGCTGGTTTTGCTAAGCTTAAAACAATACAATCTGTCTGGACACACCAGCTAAAAACACCTACATGTGGTGTTGACTCGTGTACAAGTCAACCTTGGCCCACAGTGGTTTACCTGGTATTGCCTTGGCCCAGCGCACCACAGTAACCAGCTGTCTCTCCCCCAGCTCATTGAGGCTGGTGAGCAAGGACACAGGGCTGTCTGGCTGCGCGTGATCGTGCCCGGCATTGACGACAGCCGGCTCTATGGCCTGCAAGACGCTGAGCAGGGAGCGGCAGGAGCGCACGCTTGGGGGAATCCCTGAAGCCAGGCAAGCTACTGAAGACATACAGAAGAAGAGTATTAAAGTAACATTACAAGTAAAACTATATTAAGTGGAATTTATGAGACACTTATCCTCACTTTGAGCCGCTACAGCTGCACTTCCAGGCTCCAAGATGGCATCTCTGTTTCCCCAGGGAGCCGGAGGAAGCTCCTCCTCTCCGCTCCTCGGCTGTCCGGCTCCCTTAAGCCTACGACCTAGACAAGGAGAAGAAAACAGGGCCGAAAGGAGATAACAAGTCTGCATGTATACGTTGTTTTGTCTGATTTAttacacaataaataaaaacaaatcagGGGAAAAAAACGAAACGAGTATAAACCAGATTCTGTTCCTTATCACTGCAGAGGGGCAAGGCCAGGAAAAAGCTCTTCTGAAACGAATTTGTTACACTGTATTTAAACAGGGACATTTGATTAGTCAGCTCTGATCCAATACATGTAAGCTATCTAACCACCACCTTTTCAAATGAAAATCCCTCATACTTTCCATTCTCAGTCTCTCTTTGGGATTTTATATTTAGTCCCTCACCTTTGAGGCTCATTCCTGACATGAAGCACCTCTTTAAACGGCACGAGGCGCAGTTTTTCCTCCGCAGCTTGTCGATGGTGCAGTCATTCCGGCTGGCACACAGATGGTTCTGCTTACCTGGTGGTACAGAAAGGTTTCGGGGGAATGAGGTAGCGTTTTCAACAATGATTAGGCTTCCACTCATAGTGCTGATATGTGGGTGTTTACTGATAACATGAAATAACTCGCCCTCATGTAAGGTCACTTTGCCCTGCCTGAATGCACCAACGAGTGGGCGTAAGAAATTAAATCAGCGCGAGTgattgtgtgtgtctttgtgtgcacTCGTGTGTTTAAATTGGTGTAGCACCCACCTGCAGCGGCTCTCTTGAAGAATACTTTGCAGCTGCCGCAGGTGACGGCTCCGTAGTGACAACCTGAGGCATCGTCGCTGCAAAcctgacacactctcctgtccGACAGATACACACCTGGGAACAAATCCTCATGCCTGGACacataaaacataaacaaacaTATGAAAGAGAAAGAATTCACCAGTGGACACAGATTCTGCATTTTTGAAATGGTTTCATCATTAACAGTTGCAAATAGCATGAACAAAGGCAGACAGTCAAACTTTAGGTCACAAGGTTTTGTCTCAGAGATCTGTTAAGACCTTCAGGGCACTAATTCCCTAAATCCAATCCAGTTATAAAACATTTCCCTATTCCATGATTGATTATATAACAAGTGAGGCACATCTGTGATTAACCAGCAAAGTTAGATGTTTTCATTGTGTATTCAATCAGGACATTCTCTTCTATTCAAAGCCAGATGCAGCAACAGGTGCTGTATCTCTTGTTTACAGTGACAGTGGTATATTAAGTGGTATTTTATGTAGTTAGTCACAGCACAGTCCAAGTTAGGTAAACTTTGATTCAGTCTAGCTACACACTAAAACACAACTTGGCCAAGGCCAAGATGAGCATATGTAGCTGTTAGAGCCCAAATTATTTATTGCTGATTACACAAGCTGTCCCTGCAGCACAACTGGGCACCAGCATAAGGCATAGCAGAGGATAATGCAATGTTGGgtggattttatttatttgtgcagCCATGTCCAAATATCCTCTGCGGCTCTATATATAAATATCAAGAAGAACAGGAGGAGATTGCAGCTTTAGACAATGGATTTAATAAAGGATCAAGTTGATAACCCTTATTTAAAAATCCAACAAAGCAACATGCAACAACTGGGCAGATGAAAGCATGGTCACTACACAATGTTCACGGTGCATTTGTCCTTTTATTTCTGACAAAAAAAAGATGAACTTGGGCGGACAGAATGAAGCCCTCAGTATAATTGCACTCGATATTATGCCAACAAAAACCAAGTCAAAACAAATCATTGAAACGTACTTACCTAAAAGTGCGATCAGAGCAATCCAGCCAAACAGATGGTTCAGTCTTGATAGTGGAAAGAGTGCCGTGTCCTTGAGGAATTACACTTTGGTAACTTTCCATTTGGCCATAGCCGTGTGTCATCGCTGCTCGCATGCCACCTTTGTCCTCCTTGTTGTACCAGAGACAGTGGCATTCCTGCATGGATCCGAGAGATGCTGGCCCACAGTTACAGTATTTGCACAACAAATTACGTCCGCTTAAACCGCCCCTCTCCGGCTCGGAT of Pseudochaenichthys georgianus chromosome 10, fPseGeo1.2, whole genome shotgun sequence contains these proteins:
- the LOC117453669 gene encoding progesterone receptor-like isoform X1, coding for MAFRSSLEEISNSLINERADTADTCASCPTTAELSKAVSVSLGLDSVSSPLNNMNQCSGSSSIFADFHHTMESSSRGVQELQTAPNVNSDQLLLRDTAFKDDFGEVCHGIQQVSCMDLLTSGDIDSAQNGARNPVLSRYVCRESNLFINPQEELPAPSQVEEMLPLIPYSAYSANPNLYRDTPGAWCARSNRSEPERGGLSGRNLLCKYCNCGPASLGSMQECHCLWYNKEDKGGMRAAMTHGYGQMESYQSVIPQGHGTLSTIKTEPSVWLDCSDRTFRHEDLFPGVYLSDRRVCQVCSDDASGCHYGAVTCGSCKVFFKRAAAGKQNHLCASRNDCTIDKLRRKNCASCRLKRCFMSGMSLKGRRLKGAGQPRSGEEELPPAPWGNRDAILEPGSAAVAAQIACLASGIPPSVRSCRSLLSVLQAIEPAVVNAGHDHAQPDSPVSLLTSLNELGERQLVTVVRWAKAIPGFRDMHVDDQMSVIQLSWMGVMVFALGWRSYTLTNSSLLYFAPDLVFNDQRMQVSSMYEHCVRMKVLSQRFCMLKVTQEEFLCMKALVLFSIMPVEGLKNQRCFDELRTSYIKELDRLASHRGETTRTQRLFQLTQLLDYLQSIVRKLHQFTYDLFIQAQSLQTRVNFPEMISEIVSVHVPKILSGMVKPILFHNTA
- the LOC117453669 gene encoding progesterone receptor-like isoform X2, which encodes MAFRSSLEEISNSLINERADTADTCASCPTTAELSKAVSVSLGLDSVSSPLNNMNQCSGSSSIFADFHHTMESSSRGVQELQTAPNVNSDQLLLRDTAFKDDFGEVCHGIQQEELPAPSQVEEMLPLIPYSAYSANPNLYRDTPGAWCARSNRSEPERGGLSGRNLLCKYCNCGPASLGSMQECHCLWYNKEDKGGMRAAMTHGYGQMESYQSVIPQGHGTLSTIKTEPSVWLDCSDRTFRHEDLFPGVYLSDRRVCQVCSDDASGCHYGAVTCGSCKVFFKRAAAGKQNHLCASRNDCTIDKLRRKNCASCRLKRCFMSGMSLKGRRLKGAGQPRSGEEELPPAPWGNRDAILEPGSAAVAAQIACLASGIPPSVRSCRSLLSVLQAIEPAVVNAGHDHAQPDSPVSLLTSLNELGERQLVTVVRWAKAIPGFRDMHVDDQMSVIQLSWMGVMVFALGWRSYTLTNSSLLYFAPDLVFNDQRMQVSSMYEHCVRMKVLSQRFCMLKVTQEEFLCMKALVLFSIMPVEGLKNQRCFDELRTSYIKELDRLASHRGETTRTQRLFQLTQLLDYLQSIVRKLHQFTYDLFIQAQSLQTRVNFPEMISEIVSVHVPKILSGMVKPILFHNTA